From Microbacterium pseudoresistens, the proteins below share one genomic window:
- the rpsN gene encoding 30S ribosomal protein S14 encodes MAKKSKIARNTQREAVVARYAERRAELKKALVDPNSTDEQREAARVGLQKLPRNASPVRLRSRDVIDGRPRGVLSKFGISRVRFRDMAHRGELPGVTKSSW; translated from the coding sequence ATGGCTAAGAAGAGCAAGATCGCGCGCAACACGCAGCGTGAGGCTGTCGTCGCCCGCTACGCCGAGCGCCGCGCCGAGCTGAAGAAGGCCCTGGTCGACCCCAACTCGACCGACGAGCAGCGCGAGGCCGCCCGTGTCGGCCTGCAGAAGCTGCCCCGCAACGCTTCGCCTGTGCGTCTGCGCTCGCGCGATGTCATCGACGGCCGCCCCCGCGGCGTGCTGTCGAAGTTCGGCATCTCGCGCGTCCGCTTCCGCGACATGGCCCACCGCGGCGAGCTGCCCGGTGTGACCAAGTCCAGCTGGTAA
- a CDS encoding type IV toxin-antitoxin system AbiEi family antitoxin domain-containing protein: MDPIAQLRERNGIARVDTLRRAGVSAHALRRAREQGLVHSARRGWVALADADPMLLAAARRGVVLSCITLAARRGLWVLDHDEPHVAAPPSSGHARTSKGVIHWSAPVFPRDPETWEDSLENALILIARCQPYEAARAVWESAAKKGLLDRDVMRRTPLPPAARELVDDAHPFADAGTESIFLTRLGWLKVPLVP, translated from the coding sequence ATGGATCCGATCGCACAGCTGCGCGAACGCAACGGAATCGCCCGGGTCGACACGTTGCGTCGGGCAGGTGTGAGCGCGCACGCGCTGCGCAGGGCACGCGAGCAGGGGCTGGTGCACTCGGCGCGTCGCGGATGGGTCGCGCTTGCGGATGCGGATCCGATGCTGCTCGCCGCGGCTCGCCGGGGCGTGGTGCTCAGTTGCATCACTCTGGCGGCGCGGCGCGGCCTCTGGGTGCTCGACCACGATGAGCCCCATGTCGCGGCGCCGCCGAGCTCCGGCCACGCGCGCACGAGCAAGGGCGTCATCCACTGGAGCGCCCCGGTGTTCCCTCGCGATCCGGAGACGTGGGAGGACTCGCTCGAGAACGCGCTCATCCTCATCGCGCGGTGCCAGCCGTATGAGGCGGCCCGGGCGGTGTGGGAGTCGGCGGCGAAGAAGGGGCTGCTCGACCGAGACGTGATGCGGCGTACGCCGCTGCCGCCGGCGGCGCGCGAGCTGGTCGACGATGCGCATCCGTTCGCGGATGCGGGCACCGAGAGCATCTTCCTCACCCGGCTGGGGTGGCTGAAGGTGCCGCTGGTCCCGTAG
- the rpmG gene encoding 50S ribosomal protein L33 yields the protein MAKKAQDVRPIIKLRSTAGTGYTYVTRKNRRNTPDRIVLKKYDPVVRKHVEFREER from the coding sequence ATGGCGAAGAAGGCGCAGGACGTCCGTCCGATCATCAAGCTGCGTTCGACGGCAGGAACCGGGTACACCTACGTGACCCGCAAGAACCGTCGCAACACCCCCGACCGCATCGTGCTGAAGAAGTACGACCCGGTGGTCCGCAAGCACGTCGAATTCCGAGAGGAGCGTTGA
- a CDS encoding DUF559 domain-containing protein, whose product MDCLIGERLIVQIDGGHHVGAQRTSDIDHDARLMLRGYHVIRVSYVQLMHRWPEVQLLIMTAIAQGLHRA is encoded by the coding sequence GTGGACTGCCTCATCGGCGAACGGCTCATCGTGCAGATCGACGGCGGCCATCACGTGGGCGCCCAGCGCACCTCCGACATCGATCACGACGCGCGGCTGATGCTCCGCGGATACCACGTCATCCGGGTGAGCTATGTGCAGCTGATGCACCGGTGGCCCGAGGTGCAGTTGCTGATCATGACGGCGATCGCGCAGGGACTACACCGGGCGTGA